The DNA window GCATCGAACGCAGCGGCGGCGCCAATTTTCAGGAGCAGGCCGTGCTTACGACCCCCCGGCAGAAGCTGGTCAAGAGCGCGGTGGTCATGGCCAACGACCTCAAGGCCGAGGCAATTGTCGTCTTCACCTACGCGGGCAACATGGCGCGCTACGCGGCGTGGATGCGGCCACGTCATTCCTCGATTTATGTGGCGTGCGACAGCGAGCACGTGGCCAACGCGCTCGCGCTCAACTGGGGTGTGGTGCCCAAGATCGTGCCGTTCGACCGCATTCAACCCGAGAACACCATCAATGCAGCGCTCAACCTGCTGCGGACGGAAGGAGCCTTGAAAGCGGGCAGCACGGCGGTGGTGATTGGCGCGGTTTCCACCGGCACCGAAATCATCGACGCGGTGCAAATGCGCACCATCGACTAACCGGGTGCGGCGGCGGGTGCGGGAAGCGGCGTTTGCCGTCCTGCATCCAGCAGTTGAATGACCTCTTCGTCGCTCGTCTGGTCAAAGACATCGTAGTAGCAGCCGATGGCCTCCAGGGCGGGATCGTTGATCAAGGTCAGGATCTCGTCGGCGAGCCGGCCCAGGCGGTTGACGGCGTGGGTGGAAGCGACCGGAACCGCGACGACAACGCGCCGGGCCCGTTGGGCGCGCACGGAACGGGCGGCGGCCTCCATGGTGGCACCGGTGGCAAGCCCGTCGTCCACCAACAACACCTGAAACCCGGACAGTGGCGGCCGGCGGTTGATGGCAAACAGGCGTTCCACCCGCGCCAGCCGTTGTTTTTCCTCGGCGATGACCCGGTCCAGCGCCGGACTGCCGGTGGGCGCGGCCGGATCAAGCAGTTGGATGCCGCGTTCCGCGATCGCACCGACGGCGAATTCGCGCTGCACCGGATGGCCGATTTTGCGCACAACCAAAGCATCCAGCGGCCGGGTCAGCGCGCGGGCGACCTCCGCCGCAACCACCACGCCTCCGCGCGGCAAACCGAGCACCATGTCGATGGGCGTTCCGCGTTCCTTCAACCGACGCCCCAACAATGCACCGGCCTCTTTGCGATTGGCAAACCTCACATCGCAACTTCCAGCCGCCGCGTCCCAAATGCAAACGCCCGCGAACCAGGCGGCCCGCGGGCGCGAGAGTGGTCGTCGGTCAACTGGTGACCAGCGTGCCGACTTTTTTGCCGATGACGATGTCGCGCAGGTTGTGCGGCTTGAAGAAATCAAAGACGACGATCGGCATCTTGTTGTCCATGCACAACGAGAACGCCGTGGAATCCATGACCTTCAATCGCTTCACGAGCGCTTCGGTATAGCTGATGTCGGTGAAACGTTTGGCCTTGGGATTCTTCTTCGGGTCGCAGTCGTAAATGCCGTCCACCTTGGTGGCCTTCAAAATGACCTCGGCGCCGATTTCATTTGCGCGCAGGGCGGCGGCGGTGTCGGTGGAGAAATACGGGTTGCCCGTGCCGCCGCCAAAAATCACCACGCGGCCCTTCTCCAGATGGCGCACGGCGCGACGCCGGATGAAGGGCTCGGCCACCTGCGACATGGCGATGGCGCTTTGCACGCGGGTGGGCACGCCGAGTTTTTCGAGCGCGTCCTGGAGCGCGAGCGAATTGATGACGGTGGCCAGCATGCCCATGTAATCGCCGGTGGCGCGTTCGATGCCCTTCTCGCTGCCGGGCAGGCCGCGGAAGATGTTGCCGCCGCCGATGACCACCACCACCTGCACGCCGAGTTCCTTGACCTCCCGAATCTGCGCGGCCATGCCATGCACGGCGTCGGGATCAATGCCGATGCCGGCCTGGCCGCCGAGGGCTTCGCCACTCAGCTTGAGGAGAATTCTGCGGTATTTGGGTGGGGGTGAGTTTTTCATGGTGTGCGCGCGTGTGCCCGGAAGTGGGCGCGCTGTTAATAGCAACCTCGCCGGAGACGGTCAATCCAAGCCGGGACCGGCAGGTTGAAAAGGCGCGGCCGGAGGCGTTGCCGTTCGCCGCCAACGCCGAATTGTCACTTTGGACTTTGAACCCCGCGGGGCGAATCCGTAGGCTGCGCGCGCATGTCGCAAATGCTCAAGTCTTCGGGCGCGATGGCCGTCGCCACGCTGACCAGCCGCCTGCTCGGCATGGTGCGCGAAATGGTTTACAGCTGGTTCATGGGCTCCGGCGAGGTCGCGGGCGCGTTCATGCTGGCGTTCACCATTCCCAACCTCTTCCGCCGGCTGCTGGGCGAGGGCGCGCTGACGGCGGCGTTCATTCCCATTTTCAAGGAGAAGGAGCGCACGGCGGGCGAAGCCGAAATGTGGCGGGCCGCGAACGTGACCATTTCGGCGCTCATCCTCGCGGCCACGGTCATCATTGCGCTGGCGATGATCGGGCTGAGTGTCGCGTTGCACTGGGGCCATTTTTCCGCGGCCACCACGCTCATGCTGCACCTGTTGCGGTGGATGTTTCCCTACATGCTGCTGGTCTGCCTCGCGGCGGTGTTCATGGGCATGCTCAACGCCCGCGG is part of the Verrucomicrobiia bacterium genome and encodes:
- a CDS encoding phosphoribosyltransferase family protein, with translation MRFANRKEAGALLGRRLKERGTPIDMVLGLPRGGVVVAAEVARALTRPLDALVVRKIGHPVQREFAVGAIAERGIQLLDPAAPTGSPALDRVIAEEKQRLARVERLFAINRRPPLSGFQVLLVDDGLATGATMEAAARSVRAQRARRVVVAVPVASTHAVNRLGRLADEILTLINDPALEAIGCYYDVFDQTSDEEVIQLLDAGRQTPLPAPAAAPG
- the pyrH gene encoding UMP kinase, yielding MKNSPPPKYRRILLKLSGEALGGQAGIGIDPDAVHGMAAQIREVKELGVQVVVVIGGGNIFRGLPGSEKGIERATGDYMGMLATVINSLALQDALEKLGVPTRVQSAIAMSQVAEPFIRRRAVRHLEKGRVVIFGGGTGNPYFSTDTAAALRANEIGAEVILKATKVDGIYDCDPKKNPKAKRFTDISYTEALVKRLKVMDSTAFSLCMDNKMPIVVFDFFKPHNLRDIVIGKKVGTLVTS